The Pseudomonadota bacterium DNA segment GCGGCCTCGGCGTCACGGCTATCGCCCTTGATGCGGTGGTCGTTGCCGACCATGACGTAGTCATCGAAGCCGGGCGCATACGTGCGGATCTGGGAGAGGAACTCGGCCTTTGGCATGCTCATCGGCCCGATGAAGCTGACCTCGCGCAGCACCCAGAGCTGGCCGAGGGTGTAGGTAATATGGCCCCAGTTGCCGCACAGGCCGACGACGTGGCCGGAGTCGCGAAGCGCTCGCACCGCCGACCACGGGACCGGCCCCGAAGAGAATTCGAGGGTCTCGTCTACATCGAACGAGTAGACCCGTATGGGTGCCTTGAGGTCTTCGGCCATGGGTCAATCTACGATGGTAGTTCCGCGCGTTTACGCTCGGCCAGCAGGAGCCCCTCGATGATCGCCGAGCAAGTGCGGCCAGTGCGCTCCCCCAGGCCGGCGAGCGCCGCGGCCGCCTCCGGCTTCAGCACCGCCTCGATACGCTTAGCGCCCGCGAGGCGACGACGCAGCAAGCTCCTGGCGGCCCGGGCGGTGCCGGATAGACCTCGGGCCGAGGGCTCGTCGAAGCCCACGAATTCCAGTCGGATCGCGACTGGGGTGTTGATGGGTTTCATTCTGCCTCCGCCGTCTCATTCTCACGTCGGATCCGTTCCAGTTCATTCAAATGATGCTCCCTTGGGCTTCGGGTGTTCTTACGGATCCGGTCCAAATGAAGGATCCGGTCCAAATGAAGCTCATACCTTGGGCTTCGGGTCTTGATAGGCTCTATCGGCGGCTCCGAGACTGCGGGCATACAGCTCGCCGAAGCCTTCCTTGCCTCTCGCGCGCTAAGCCCATCGAGAAGCCCATCCGCCTGTTCGATGGCGGTGGCTATGGTCTGGCCGCGCGCCACCCGAATCCGCTCCTCTACCCACGCATCTACCTCAGCCTCAATCCACCCCCTCAAGGTGCTTTCTATTATTTCCCCGTCAGCAGATGTACTTAACCCAAGAGGGATCGACTGAGGGAACAGCCCGGCTTTCATGCGGCGGTAGATCTCGGTACGTGATAGGCCGGTTCGGGCCCGGACTGCCGGGAGGCGAAGGAGTGTGTTTGGCATTTGTCTTGTGCTCTATGTTAAGGGGCTACGGAGACCTATTATTGTGGGTGGATCAAGGCTTCGGCGAAGGGCCCCGCAGGAACCTCCGGGCTCCGGGCCCGCGGGCCCCGTTGGCGGATACTGCGCGCATGGGGCCCCCTAGGGTGTTGACGGGTTCGTCGTGGCCTCCTGAGAGAGCCCGCCCCTTCGGGGGCGGGATGTTTAGCATCTGTCAAGCAGCATGAAGGTGCCCGCGGGGCTGCCCGGCCTCCTCGGGCTCGCACCAAGCGCAGCCCTGGCCGTCGCATCGTGGGCAGGTGCATCCGCCGGTCCCCGATACGTCAGGAAATGGGTCCTGCTCTGTCAGGGTCCTCGTACTTGAAGTCCCAGCGGGTGGTCCCAGGTCCTCGAGATCCTCGTGAATCTGTTCGAGCGCCTGCGTCGCCTCTTCCACCACGAAGGCGGCGGGGATGTACTCTTGGGGCAGGGCTTCTTCTACTCCTTCTAAGTCTTTTAGCTTCTCGGTGGCAAGCTTCAAGCGCTCGACCGCTGCCATGAACCGATACATCAGCGGGGTGAATCTATCGTCGCTTTCGGCTGGACGGGCGACGGTCGTGGTGCTCATGATTGCACCTCCTTCGCGGCCCGCATTTTGCGCATCAGAACATCTACGTACCGCAACGCGTGCGCGAAGTGAACCACCGTTTCCGAGTCTTGATGCTCCTCTCTGAGTCTGAGCTTCGGGTTGATGGGCTTTTCGTCGCACCAGCTCTGCACCGCCGACAACCTTTCGATTTCTCCGTATGAAACCAGCCCGGTCAAAAGCGCTTCACGACACCTCTCCAGCTCCTCGCAGGCTAGGCTCACTTCGTCGCCATCAAATACGACTTGCGCGTTATGCTTTGCCATGGCGGCACCTCCTCTACAGGATTGACGCGCATCCAATGATGGGCGCCGGGTGCCTGAAACCGCTGTGAGACGGTGCGACGTATTTTCCCCGAGGGGATCTTGTATTAGGCCACACACCCGGCAGAAACGGAGGGCACAAAAAAAACCGCAAAGTCTGACGGGAGCGGTGACCGCTCACAGGGCGTTTTCAGACGCCATAGTAGAAGCATAGCACCCCCTGAAGCCGGATGCAAGGGGGAAGGCAGCATTGGTAGATATAGGCGCGGCCTGCTCCGAGTATCAGGGCAAGGCGCCGCGTAACCTGCCCTGCAGGCGCGTGCAAGTTGATATGGGGCGTTTGTGATGTCAGGTAGGGAGGTCACTTCGCCTCTCCCCAAATGGGGGGTTACGCATAGCCGAGGACACAGCAGACAATGGGGTGTCTTCGGCAGTCGCCTTTCTCGCTCGCCAATGGGCACAGCGTCGTCTTCCCTGCATGTGGGTGAGAAGCGGTACCCTTGTATGACAGCCGTCATCCACTACGCGCCCACAAAGATGACGACGACGATCCAGTTTTACGGCCGGCTCTGCCGCCCCCCGGAGCAACGGACCACGGCGGCCGGCAAGCCCATGACGACCGGCACGATGGTGGTGGACCTGGGGCGCGACGCCGAGGCGCCCGAGTGGTTCTCGCTCGTCGCGTTCGGGACCATCGCCGAGGCCCTGGCCAAACACGCCAAGGACGACATGGTGGCGATCTCGGGCCGGCTCACGAAGTCGTCATGGAAGAGCCGGGACGGCGTGCAGCGCACGGGCTTCTCGGTGCTCGTCGATTCTATCCAGAGCGCTCGCACGGTCCGGCCGGCGAAGGCGCCGAAGGCTGGACACGAGCAGCCGGCAGAGTTACCGTGACATGAAGGCCCATATCCTAAGCCGCCTTCGCATCGGCCTCGCGCTCTTGGCCCAGCAGATACTCGACAAGCCTTTCCCCCGCGGTCTCGGGCGGATGCACCGGCACCTCGCCGGGGGCTTTGGCGAATGTGATGAGCGCCGCACCGTCACTGGTGATCCGCCCGATGTGCAGGTCGCCGTGAGCCCACGTGCTCGGGAACCGCTTGTGCAGCTCCTTACGCTTGGCTTCGAGCTCCGCGATCCGGGCCTTGTGTGCGGGCAGGTCCTCGACGGTGCCGAAGACGGCGCCGTTCTGCTGGTACGCCAGCTCGGCCGCGATCACCCAGAGCAGGAACAACTGCTCCGGATGGCCACCCAGCTCGAGGACCGCCTGGTCTTTCTGGTTCCAATACAGCCCGCCGATCCGCTCCTTCGCCGGGGGCTCAGGGAGTCGGCCGCTTGCGATTTCTCGCGTTAAGTGCCGGATGTAGGTCCCGCATCCCGAGTGCAGCCCGAAAAGCTTCTCCGCCAGGCGCTCCTTGACCGCTTCGACCTCATCATATGAGGCGTCGGCCCGCTGCAAGCACTCGGCAATGAAACACCGAAGGCTCGGCTTGCCCGGGGTCAGTACGCGCAGCTCCCGCTCGATTTCAAGCGCCACACTAACGGCCGCATCGAATTGTCTGGTCATGGCTTAGCTCCTCGCGTAGGCGGCTTTCAGATCCGGATCGGCGGCTAAAACCTGGTTCACCGCCGATTGGTAATCCAAGTGCGTGACCAAACCCATGAGCGCCACGGTGCGCAGATGAACGGTCTCACCCGGCGTCTTGCCTTGCGCCAGCGGCACCGGCGCTGGTAAAGGGACCGCGGGCTTGGTGGTCACTCGCGCCGCCGGTTGCGCGTAGGCTTCGGCCAGTTGCTTGTCGGCCGCGAGAACGGCATGAAGAGCCTCTTTGTAACTGACGCCTTGGTGCTCGGACATGTGCGCCTCGGCTCGCCTATTGACCTCGGCGCCGGTATTGGTGAACTTCGATATAGTCGTCATAGTCGTTCCTCTTTCAGTTTAGTGGATGGCCCGGAGCGCCGCCTCCAGCAAAGTATCCCGCAGCCTGAAATCGCCCTCGTGGCACTCCGAGACGATGGTTTCGAGCACCTCGGCAGCTTCCTCTGGGCTCTGGCCATGCCTCAGGCATGCGGCGCGAATTATCTCTAAATCGGCGGGCGGTTAAAGTGGTGTCGTCTGGCATCGGGCGGCCTCTCGTTCAATGCGCTCGATCCGCAACAATATCCGGCCACGTCGCGACCGCTGCAAAATCTCGGCTCGGCGCCGCCGCGCTTCATCGAGCGGCATTTTGTCCCGCGGCCACCAACTCCAGGATCAACAGCCGTTTCTTAGTGCTCGTCATTGGAACTGCCCCCTCAGCGTCCGGTGCTCCTCCATGTCGGGGCGCCCGAACGATATTGTGCCCTGAGCAAAGCCATCCGGTGATATCGGGATAACGGAAACGCACAGGCTCACGGCCCCCGACGCAGCATTGGCGAGATCGTCATGATCGCTGGGCAGGTGGTCGATCTTCGTGCCTCGCGCGACGAGCCCTAGCTAGCAGTTGCTCGGTGAGCCTCGAAACATCCAGCAACTCTACTTCGCCCGCGTTGATCCGGGGTTCGAGCGCTTCGTAGATCTGCGACTTTGTAAGCACCGATAGCCGGTAGCTCACGCCGTGCTCGAAGAAGTCTTGCACGAACGTCTCGCCTGCGTACCGATCGCCGGTCACCGCCGAGATGCCGTACTCCTTCAGGGTGCCGGCGAACTTCCGCACCGCATCCCGCGGGTTGAAAGGCGGCTTGCCGGTTTGGGTCGCTACAAGGTCCCGCACAGCACGGTTGCGTGCCGCATCGAAATGCGCGATCCCAAGCGCCGCGTCGTCCGAGCTCCCTCCGCTCATGTCCACGAACGCCGAATACTCGATGCCCTCGACGGGGCGCAGCACCTTGCGGCCCTCGACCACGCCGTCCATGACGCGCCCCGCATCGAGAAACGCGCCATCGGGCATGCCGGGGAGGTTCAGGTGCAGCCGCCGGAACTTGTGGGATGGCAGGCGCCGGCGTTGCTGCGCGAGGTAGGTGGGGTTTCCCCACGAGTTGCTCGGGCTGTTGTAGATGCTCGCGTAACTCGTGATCCAGGTCAGCGCATCGAGCCTCGTGGGGTCCGGCGCCAAGGCCTCGAAGATGTCCCAGTTGCGGTAGCCGTGGATCTCGTCGAAGCCAACAAAGAGGTATGTCTTGCCATGAGCGCCGATCGCGTCCTGGGCCGGCAAGATCTTCAGCGTGCCCTTGGCGTCTACCCGCTCGATCTCCTTCTGCTTCACGATGACATCGCGATCGAGCAGCGGATTCATGGCGATGACCTTCTTGAAGAGCTTGAGGTCATCACCAGCCTGCCCCTCGTCGTTCGCCAGAAGAAAAGCAGTCGTTGCCGTGTGGGGATTCCCAGGCTAGGAAGCGGTAGAGCGCGGCGAGGATGAGGTCCGCCGATTTCCAGTTCTTCTTACCGCGCCCGATGAGCACGAGGTTGTAGTGCGGCGCGCCGCCCTCGCCGAAGGCGTACAAGGTATCCGTGAAGATGCGTTGGCGGTAGGGCTTGCTCACGTCCATGAGAGGGCGTTCGTCGATCCAGCGAAGGTGTCCGAAGAATGCGAGCGGGGAGATCGTCACGCTGATAATCCCCCCCATCGCCTGCCAGATGCGCCATACGCCTGTACAACGGCCATGACGCTGGCGTTTTGGCGTCCCGGGACGCCCTTTGCCTACCGTTGAACATGAACACCAAACCGAACATGTCCTTATCGACTATTGAGGAAGCAGTTGAGGAAGCGGCGCCCAAAGAGTCGACGTATGACGCCTTGAGGACAGTATCGGCCGTGGCTGCGGCAGTGTGGGCTGTGCTGTGGGTTGCATGCGTACTCTCCTTGCTTTGGTCGATGCTCGGCCGTGGCTAGCTAGACCCCTTGGGACGAGACGCCGGTCATGGGCGCGGTTTTAGAACGCCGGATCGCATCATCGAACGTTTCCTCCGCATGCTGTTCATCGCGTGATCGGACCTTGGGCCTCTGCCGCCCGATCTGGGCCATGGGCACTACCTCCCACGCCGACAAGTTCAGCCCAGACTTGGCTTGCCCGTCGCGGCTGGTCCAGGACCCTAGGGTGAGCCGACCTTCGCAATACACGAGCGCCCCTTTGATGAGCCGCGGGGTCAATGGGGTTACGGTATTGCCGAACAACGCCACTCGCACTCAACTCGCCGGGGTCTCGTCCCCTGCCTTGGTATCCACCGCCACGGGGAAGGATGCCCAGGGGGCGCCGTCGCGGGCGTTTCGGACCTCGGCGTCCTTGCCGAGGCGCCCTGTGAAACAGGCGGTAATGCCGATCATGCCCCGCTCGAAAGGAGGTTTTTCCAAGTCCCTATCATTGGGCTCCTCCCGCCAACCGTAAGTATTCGGCTCGCGTAATCTCATCGGCTTCGCACTCTCGGAGCACGACGAACACATCGGGCGGCGCCATGCCCCACTGCCGCGTCAAATAGCCCGCTATGCGGGGCTGCCAGGCGCCGTCCTCGGTTTCTTCCGGCCTGCCCCGCTGGCCTGAAAGGGGTAGGCCGTGCTCCTCCGCTAGCGCCTCCATGGTGCTGTGCTCGGGGGGCTGCATTCCCTCGCAGTCCGCCAGGATGAAGCCGAACTCGCGCAGCGTCCGAAGCAACTTCAGCAAGCGTTCATCCGGGTGCGGGTCGCCCCCCGCGTCAACGATCTGCAGGCGG contains these protein-coding regions:
- a CDS encoding single-stranded DNA-binding protein, which encodes MTAVIHYAPTKMTTTIQFYGRLCRPPEQRTTAAGKPMTTGTMVVDLGRDAEAPEWFSLVAFGTIAEALAKHAKDDMVAISGRLTKSSWKSRDGVQRTGFSVLVDSIQSARTVRPAKAPKAGHEQPAELP